A section of the Anabaena cylindrica PCC 7122 genome encodes:
- a CDS encoding sensor histidine kinase, protein MKSISELSSSNWLRQFFNRLSIRQKIVSGYTLSLGIAVLGTAAGLVMGALYFQAAGAKMLLANQEGSLLSSLQGKLLEVQIDQQEIIPLLSQPQASRSKNSELKAHLHEVEILFSQLEKFSQPNSQHDLQNLLKKYDDDDIKAYSRNLKQLVDQMSLLRSNPEDLAKAQQLIWQFNQSQTAQNFYQYAHELAEFAETVQNRQKEADLAYREASSLQAQVIIVSMVLSVAIAITLAVYTSKIIASPINAVTDVALRVTQEADFELQAPVTTKDEIGTLANALNLLIQQVKHLLEIQELESQTKLIQSEKMSSLGRMLAGVAHEINNPVNFISGNLVYAQRYIDDLLILLKTYKDTIPNPPIQVQTVAEEIDFEFLETDLPKIFNSMTVGTERTREIVRSLKNFSRLDEGTINLVDLHPCIDSTLLILNNRLKHSINVIRTYGEIPQIPGYMGLLYQVFMNILSNAIDALEEKYHSNPQFSPEITIITECLGNDWVIVRIADNGQGITPENKQKIFETFFTTKPRGIGTGLGLAITYQIVVEKHRGKISCNSEVDQGTEFVIALPLNQP, encoded by the coding sequence ATGAAGTCTATCTCTGAATTAAGTTCCTCTAACTGGTTGCGACAATTCTTTAATCGACTCAGTATTAGACAAAAAATTGTCAGTGGATATACCCTTTCTCTGGGAATTGCCGTCTTAGGGACAGCCGCCGGGTTAGTAATGGGCGCTCTCTATTTCCAAGCAGCCGGAGCAAAAATGCTCTTAGCCAATCAGGAAGGAAGTTTGTTAAGTAGTCTGCAAGGAAAGCTTTTGGAAGTTCAGATTGATCAACAAGAAATAATTCCTCTTTTAAGTCAGCCGCAAGCTTCACGCTCAAAAAATTCTGAATTAAAGGCTCATCTTCATGAAGTCGAAATTTTATTTTCCCAGTTAGAGAAATTTAGTCAACCCAATTCCCAACATGATTTGCAGAATTTGCTCAAAAAATATGATGATGATGATATCAAAGCATATTCTCGAAACCTCAAACAGTTAGTTGATCAAATGAGCCTGTTGAGATCCAATCCAGAAGATTTAGCAAAAGCACAGCAATTAATTTGGCAATTTAATCAAAGTCAAACCGCACAGAACTTTTATCAATATGCCCATGAATTAGCCGAATTTGCCGAAACGGTTCAAAATCGCCAAAAAGAAGCTGATTTAGCTTATAGAGAAGCTAGCAGCCTACAAGCACAGGTCATTATCGTGAGTATGGTGCTATCAGTTGCGATCGCTATTACCCTAGCTGTATATACAAGTAAAATCATTGCTAGTCCTATAAATGCCGTCACAGATGTCGCTCTCAGAGTTACCCAAGAAGCTGATTTTGAATTACAAGCACCTGTAACCACCAAAGATGAAATTGGCACTTTAGCTAATGCTTTAAATTTATTGATTCAACAAGTAAAACACCTTTTAGAAATCCAAGAATTAGAATCACAAACAAAACTGATTCAAAGCGAAAAAATGTCAAGTTTAGGGCGGATGTTAGCCGGTGTCGCCCATGAAATTAATAATCCTGTTAATTTCATTTCTGGTAATTTAGTCTATGCCCAAAGGTATATTGACGATTTATTAATATTACTTAAAACCTATAAAGATACAATTCCTAACCCACCTATTCAAGTGCAAACTGTAGCCGAAGAAATTGATTTTGAATTTCTAGAAACTGATTTACCAAAAATCTTTAATTCTATGACAGTAGGAACTGAGCGCACAAGAGAAATCGTTCGCAGTTTAAAAAATTTCTCGCGTTTAGATGAAGGTACAATTAACTTAGTAGATTTACATCCTTGTATTGATAGTACATTATTGATTTTAAATAATCGTCTTAAACATAGTATTAACGTTATTCGCACTTATGGAGAAATTCCCCAAATTCCTGGTTATATGGGTTTACTATATCAAGTATTTATGAATATTTTGAGTAATGCTATTGATGCATTAGAAGAGAAATACCATAGCAATCCACAATTTTCACCTGAAATCACCATTATTACAGAATGCCTGGGCAATGATTGGGTAATAGTAAGAATTGCAGATAACGGTCAAGGAATTACGCCAGAAAATAAACAGAAGATATTTGAAACTTTTTTTACCACCAAACCACGCGGAATTGGTACAGGTTTAGGTTTAGCAATTACTTATCAAATTGTGGTAGAAAAACATAGAGGCAAAATTAGTTGTAATTCTGAGGTAGATCAAGGTACAGAGTTTGTCATCGCTCTACCGCTTAATCAACCTTAA
- a CDS encoding serine/threonine-protein kinase — MSNQTVKQLLQGRYQIVQSLGAGVFGQTYIAEDVDYPERPRCVIKQLKVNDYQSSAYFDYLRLRFLTETETLKHLGQHNQIPQLITFFEENEQFYLVQEHIVGQPLSGELSLNQQRGIQWTAIEAMTFLEDALGILEFVHSKGFIHCDVKPENLIRRAGDHKLVLIDFGSIQPIDFSTDAELPISQIPVSSLGYIPPEQFLGQTQPNSDIYALGMIVLQALTGLTPLQLKIDPTNNEIPWRCEGTEIDEYLAVFINQMIRYNYQERFQSASEALWILNHITWKHQPQIIAPTQPSTSLKKNVQKKNSKSEPLLAGMRLGLALNSLVVGLGVSALVNNSLVYSETGTLSKAITEYQSGDLEKAINIAKSIPPYSNVYPEAQDTIAEWQKQWHIETENYLAAEQALNEGKLSDAILNVSQIPYTSYWSSKREKLVEKTQANLEEQSRNLLNQAYAKAENREFSAALEYLRQIPPETYAGTIVQQKLTEYKQKQQIRAGYFLHTAYKKALTNDFASAIKLLKKIPQDTEAYPQAQIKIQEYNQKLELRGKIQNIVKNSRVSVINQLTIFGQSDSDAKIAYFPSPDEVREVNIST, encoded by the coding sequence ATGAGCAACCAAACAGTAAAACAACTTCTACAAGGACGTTATCAAATTGTTCAAAGCCTTGGTGCAGGAGTATTTGGACAAACATACATTGCCGAAGATGTAGACTATCCAGAAAGACCTAGATGCGTAATTAAGCAGTTAAAAGTCAACGACTATCAGTCTAGTGCTTACTTTGACTACTTAAGGCTACGTTTCCTCACCGAAACAGAAACCCTCAAGCATTTGGGACAACATAACCAAATTCCGCAACTAATCACCTTCTTTGAAGAAAATGAGCAGTTTTACTTAGTACAAGAACATATTGTTGGACAGCCTTTGTCTGGGGAATTAAGTTTAAATCAACAGCGAGGAATTCAATGGACAGCAATCGAAGCAATGACATTTCTTGAAGATGCTTTAGGAATTCTTGAATTTGTTCATTCTAAAGGTTTTATTCATTGTGATGTTAAACCAGAAAACTTAATCCGACGCGCTGGTGATCATAAATTAGTGCTAATTGATTTTGGCTCAATTCAGCCAATTGATTTTAGCACTGATGCAGAATTACCCATTTCCCAGATTCCTGTCAGTTCATTGGGTTACATACCACCAGAACAATTTCTGGGTCAAACACAACCCAATAGTGACATTTATGCTTTGGGTATGATTGTTCTCCAAGCTTTAACAGGACTAACACCTCTACAACTAAAAATTGATCCTACCAATAATGAAATTCCCTGGCGTTGCGAAGGCACTGAAATTGATGAATATTTAGCTGTTTTCATCAACCAAATGATTCGTTATAATTACCAAGAACGCTTTCAGTCTGCCAGCGAAGCACTGTGGATATTGAATCACATAACATGGAAACACCAACCACAAATAATTGCTCCCACCCAACCGTCAACTTCTTTAAAAAAAAATGTTCAAAAGAAAAATAGCAAATCAGAACCATTATTAGCAGGAATGCGATTGGGACTAGCACTTAACTCTTTAGTAGTAGGATTAGGTGTATCGGCTTTAGTAAATAATTCACTAGTTTATTCAGAAACAGGAACTTTATCTAAAGCTATAACTGAATATCAATCAGGGGATTTAGAAAAGGCAATTAATATTGCTAAATCAATTCCTCCCTATAGCAACGTATATCCAGAAGCTCAAGATACAATTGCCGAATGGCAAAAACAATGGCACATTGAGACAGAAAATTATCTAGCAGCCGAACAAGCTTTAAATGAAGGTAAATTATCAGATGCAATACTTAATGTTTCTCAAATTCCATATACTTCATATTGGAGTTCTAAACGAGAAAAACTTGTAGAGAAAACACAAGCTAACCTGGAAGAACAATCACGCAACTTATTAAACCAAGCTTACGCAAAAGCTGAGAATAGAGAATTTTCCGCTGCTTTAGAATATTTGCGTCAAATTCCTCCCGAAACTTATGCTGGTACTATAGTTCAACAAAAATTGACTGAATACAAACAAAAGCAGCAAATAAGAGCAGGTTATTTTTTACATACTGCTTACAAAAAAGCCTTAACGAATGACTTTGCTAGTGCAATAAAATTGCTCAAAAAAATTCCCCAAGATACCGAAGCTTATCCTCAAGCTCAAATTAAAATACAAGAGTATAATCAAAAGTTAGAATTACGGGGAAAAATTCAAAACATCGTTAAAAATAGCAGAGTTTCGGTCATCAATCAACTTACTATATTTGGACAGTCAGATTCAGATGCTAAAATTGCATACTTTCCATCACCAGATGAAGTAAGAGAAGTCAATATTAGTACTTGA
- a CDS encoding DUF937 domain-containing protein: MGLFDQILGSVTNSNQQGGLGQLVKIANTVQQVSNTTGADTATIQSILTVVGKQVHSSLQEKQATEGTEAVQNLVNQFAGTSPDSQAVNTLFSPAIQQQVAEIAAQRTGLDVGMIQQLLPTLVPLVLSFLQSGGNPLLNKFLDADGDGDVDIADAMKLASRFLGK; this comes from the coding sequence ATGGGACTTTTTGATCAAATTCTAGGCTCAGTTACTAATTCCAACCAACAAGGTGGTTTAGGTCAATTAGTAAAAATTGCTAACACTGTTCAGCAGGTGAGTAATACTACTGGTGCAGATACTGCCACCATTCAATCGATTTTAACAGTAGTCGGGAAACAGGTGCATTCCTCTTTGCAAGAAAAGCAAGCCACAGAGGGAACTGAAGCTGTCCAAAACTTGGTGAATCAATTTGCAGGAACTTCTCCAGATTCCCAAGCCGTAAATACCCTATTTTCTCCGGCTATTCAACAACAAGTTGCAGAAATTGCAGCCCAACGCACAGGTTTAGATGTGGGGATGATTCAACAATTATTACCTACATTAGTGCCTTTAGTGCTGAGTTTCTTGCAATCAGGCGGAAATCCATTGCTAAATAAATTCCTAGATGCTGACGGAGACGGAGACGTTGATATTGCTGACGCAATGAAATTAGCTAGTCGGTTTTTAGGCAAGTAA
- a CDS encoding Txe/YoeB family addiction module toxin: MKSLEFDVDAFEDLAWWIESDRKKALKIIKLIREVQRNPFEGTGQPEALKHDLSGCWSRRIDQEHRLVYEVLDDKIRILACRFHY, translated from the coding sequence GTGAAAAGCTTGGAATTTGATGTAGATGCTTTTGAGGACTTAGCTTGGTGGATCGAAAGCGATCGTAAAAAAGCATTAAAAATCATTAAACTAATTCGTGAAGTACAACGTAATCCATTTGAAGGCACAGGACAACCTGAAGCACTAAAACACGATTTATCTGGCTGCTGGTCACGGCGAATCGATCAAGAACATCGCCTGGTTTATGAAGTCCTAGACGATAAAATCAGAATTCTCGCCTGCCGGTTTCACTACTGA
- a CDS encoding YcjF family protein, which produces MPLSRIVTLIFGLIIILGLALWLIDSLTRLYWQLSYSPLLGNLLLLLLILLLGGLVAAFVYYVLVLQSGEQKSRRNHRRVTPSQIPAAKSDAASTTLQAVRQQVAQIQDEVTRQALLSRTQEIETNLARGEIQVVVFGTGSAGKTSLVNAIMGRIVGQVNAPMGTTQVGETYCLRLKGLERKILITDTPGILEAGVAGTEREQLARALATEADLLLFVVDNDLRRSEYEPLKGLAEIGKRSLLILNKTDLYTDDDTEAILTKLRQRVRDFIASNDVVAIAANPQSAQLETGEIFQPEADIIPLLRRMAAVLRAEGEDLVADNILLQSLRLGEEARKLIDSQRRRQADKIVERYQWIGAGVVSVTPLPVVDLLATAAVNAQMVVEIGRVYGCDLNMERGRELALSLGKTIAGLGIVKGAIELLSTALQLNVATFVIGRAIQGVTAAYLTRIAGKSFIEYFRHDQDWGDGGMTEVVQQQFQINRRDEFIKVFIQEAIAKVVKPLKDTFEDQEDNSSESR; this is translated from the coding sequence ATGCCTCTGTCGCGCATAGTCACACTTATTTTTGGTCTGATTATCATTTTGGGTTTAGCCCTATGGTTGATTGATTCGCTTACGCGGCTATACTGGCAGTTATCCTATTCTCCCCTATTAGGGAATTTGCTGCTGTTGCTGCTGATTCTGCTTCTGGGAGGGTTGGTTGCTGCTTTTGTCTATTATGTACTGGTGCTGCAATCTGGTGAACAAAAATCGCGCCGTAATCATAGACGAGTTACTCCTAGTCAAATTCCTGCGGCTAAATCTGATGCGGCTTCAACTACTCTTCAAGCTGTACGCCAACAGGTAGCCCAAATTCAAGATGAGGTGACTCGTCAAGCTTTGTTGAGTCGCACTCAGGAAATTGAAACGAATTTGGCACGGGGGGAAATTCAAGTTGTAGTGTTTGGGACTGGAAGTGCTGGTAAAACTTCCCTGGTAAATGCGATTATGGGGCGGATAGTAGGTCAAGTCAATGCACCGATGGGTACAACTCAGGTGGGGGAAACCTATTGTTTGCGGTTGAAGGGATTAGAACGGAAAATTTTAATTACTGACACACCGGGGATTTTAGAAGCGGGTGTAGCAGGAACGGAACGGGAACAGCTTGCTAGGGCTTTGGCGACGGAGGCGGATTTGTTGTTATTTGTGGTAGATAATGATTTAAGGCGTTCTGAATATGAGCCGCTGAAAGGGTTGGCGGAGATTGGTAAGCGATCGCTCTTAATTCTCAATAAAACTGATTTATATACAGATGACGATACAGAAGCTATCTTGACAAAGTTGCGCCAGCGGGTACGAGATTTTATTGCTAGTAATGATGTGGTAGCGATCGCAGCTAATCCCCAATCTGCACAATTAGAAACCGGCGAAATCTTCCAGCCAGAAGCCGATATTATCCCCCTATTACGACGCATGGCCGCAGTCTTACGCGCTGAAGGTGAGGATTTGGTGGCAGATAATATTCTCCTGCAATCTCTACGTTTAGGAGAAGAAGCCCGCAAACTAATTGATTCTCAACGCCGTCGTCAAGCTGATAAAATTGTGGAGAGGTATCAATGGATTGGGGCTGGTGTGGTTTCTGTCACCCCTTTACCAGTTGTAGATTTACTGGCCACAGCCGCAGTTAACGCCCAAATGGTGGTAGAAATTGGCAGAGTTTACGGTTGTGATTTAAATATGGAACGAGGACGAGAATTAGCCCTGTCTTTAGGAAAAACCATTGCTGGCTTAGGAATCGTCAAGGGCGCAATTGAATTACTCTCGACTGCACTACAACTCAATGTTGCCACGTTTGTGATTGGTAGAGCCATCCAAGGGGTGACAGCAGCTTATTTAACGCGCATTGCAGGTAAAAGCTTTATTGAATATTTTCGTCATGATCAAGATTGGGGTGATGGGGGAATGACGGAAGTTGTGCAGCAACAGTTTCAGATCAATCGCCGGGATGAGTTTATCAAAGTTTTTATCCAAGAAGCGATCGCTAAAGTAGTCAAACCCTTAAAAGACACCTTTGAAGATCAAGAAGATAACAGTAGCGAATCGCGTTAA
- a CDS encoding beta strand repeat-containing protein, with product MDELILQGNQDVSHPVFGLAKIAFLDGIGKVVNPLDLTHLNLNSLLLTTIEAVPDSSNIVPETLSWDHIFGWQSSTTNILQQDIYPTLQQFAQSPDFQSQIHSIFGDNLNAGKLNEIASEWIVGNFSLLPQIEVLDASVFSREALGAFAGETNKIYLSKKLLSSGSIGLIKETVIEEVGHFLDKQINAVDTPGDEGQLFAAVVTGKQLNTNQIAEIKTEDDTTTIFADGRFLTVEQATSTVTITAAPTVTIAVSDATAAETIAGQTANPGKFTLKRTGDLTSTLAVNYTVAGTATNGTDYNQLTGTATFGASASTTTIDLTVINDAILEPAETVIVTLKSGNSYNLGTTTTATVNIADNDKPTITIKATDATAAETVTGQTTNPGRFTLTRTGDLSSSPTVYYTFTGTATNGIDYNQLNGNVTFASGSSTAIIDLTVINDAVLEAQETVIVTLASSDNYTLGTAKTATVNIADNDKPTITIKATDASAAETITGQTTNPGRFTLTRTGDLSSLSTVYYTVTGTATNGTDYNTLTKNVTFEAGSATAIVDVNVKDDDVYEGNETVIVTLANNANYTLGTAKTATVSLVDNDKPTITIKASDANAAETAAGQTANPGKFTLTRTGNKTAALTVNYTVAGTATNGTDYNTLTKSVTFEAGSATAIIDVTPIDDFVYEGNETVILTLANKASYIVGTANTATVNLADNDSATTVKPTVTISANDATATETVTGQTANLGQFKLTRTGDLSSSLTVNYSVAGTASNSADYNNLSGTVTFAAGSSTAIINVAPIDDTAVEGDETVIVNLSSSTNYNLGTAKAATVNIFDNDYTNDSLNNAQSIVADYSQINNFVSNLNLNDFYRFTVSQSGIFTANLTGLTGDADVRLIQDKNNNGLIDTAQLYNPTTSILDPGEILAWQWERGTASESIRRFLNAGTYYLQVMSYNNQTANYNLATNFTPAASDDRKFSIQLNFGSSINSTAQATIRKAADFWENTISHSSFTGSQTLTINLSLDSSLSGYSGTGEITNTGLDANGRYMPISGAVKLSADVVNKLNSNSGDNTGILIHEMGHVLGLISGSAVNTSNGTYNANTYAGWAYGELKGTFTQTSVPMTTGVGSGSDYTHWKETVFGNEIMTHILMGATESLSQLSLAVLRDIGWNVNYGAAQPYTLPSLGGTGNTLNSVSANTVNVAVGSTYSYYFNNSVNSEFPVQMYRVNFAGTGAIKVTLNGLTADANMRLIYDANNNGLIDTGEVIATAINTGTTSESFNFHNLAAGNYYVDVYATNYIDSDGNRINISTGYALNFTSLAASEPEIVNNLNPVTYSYNLGKGNYITPWNAYSYSLSDSNIDELFKFNLGGTTAASFNLVGLTDNADMRLIYDSNNNGVIDTGEVIATSTNLGSASEKINLSGLLPGTYYLHVYRVANTNTGYILRLDNLVIT from the coding sequence ATGGATGAGCTAATACTACAAGGCAATCAGGATGTCTCCCATCCTGTTTTTGGACTGGCAAAAATTGCTTTTTTGGATGGTATCGGTAAAGTCGTCAATCCCCTTGACCTGACTCATCTTAATCTTAATTCATTGCTATTAACCACAATTGAGGCAGTACCAGACTCGTCTAATATTGTACCTGAAACGCTATCATGGGATCATATTTTTGGCTGGCAAAGTTCTACTACTAACATCCTGCAACAAGATATCTACCCAACTCTACAGCAATTCGCACAATCTCCTGATTTTCAGTCACAGATACACTCGATTTTTGGAGATAATCTCAATGCAGGAAAATTAAATGAAATTGCTTCTGAGTGGATAGTGGGTAACTTTAGTCTATTGCCACAGATAGAAGTGCTAGACGCATCTGTATTTTCCAGAGAGGCATTAGGCGCTTTTGCTGGAGAAACCAATAAAATTTATCTTTCCAAAAAATTACTTAGCAGTGGTAGTATTGGACTCATTAAAGAGACAGTCATAGAAGAAGTTGGACATTTCCTAGACAAACAAATAAACGCAGTAGACACCCCCGGTGATGAGGGACAATTGTTTGCAGCAGTCGTTACAGGTAAACAACTTAACACTAATCAGATTGCAGAGATTAAAACTGAAGACGATACAACTACAATCTTTGCAGATGGCAGATTTTTAACAGTTGAACAAGCTACATCTACAGTTACCATAACTGCCGCTCCTACAGTTACCATTGCTGTCAGTGATGCAACTGCGGCTGAAACCATAGCAGGACAAACCGCAAACCCTGGTAAATTCACACTCAAACGCACAGGGGATCTCACTTCAACCCTAGCAGTTAATTATACTGTTGCTGGGACTGCTACCAACGGTACAGATTACAATCAATTGACTGGTACTGCAACTTTTGGCGCTAGTGCATCTACAACCACAATTGATTTGACTGTGATTAATGATGCTATTTTAGAACCAGCAGAAACAGTCATAGTTACATTAAAGAGTGGTAACAGTTACAATTTAGGCACAACAACAACCGCTACAGTTAACATTGCTGATAACGACAAACCGACAATTACTATCAAAGCTACTGATGCAACTGCGGCAGAAACTGTAACTGGACAAACCACAAATCCTGGTAGATTTACTCTCACACGCACAGGGGATTTAAGTTCATCTCCCACAGTTTATTATACCTTTACGGGTACTGCAACTAATGGTATAGATTACAATCAATTGAATGGTAATGTAACCTTTGCATCTGGTTCATCTACAGCCATAATTGATTTGACTGTGATTAATGATGCTGTCTTAGAAGCACAGGAAACAGTGATAGTTACATTAGCGAGTAGTGACAATTACACTTTAGGAACAGCAAAAACCGCTACAGTTAACATTGCTGATAACGACAAACCAACAATTACTATCAAAGCCACTGATGCAAGTGCGGCAGAAACTATAACTGGACAAACCACAAATCCTGGTAGATTTACTCTCACACGCACAGGAGATTTAAGTTCATTATCCACAGTTTATTATACTGTGACGGGTACAGCAACTAATGGTACAGATTACAACACATTGACTAAAAATGTGACTTTTGAGGCTGGTTCAGCTACAGCAATAGTTGATGTTAATGTCAAAGATGATGATGTATATGAAGGGAATGAGACTGTTATTGTCACTTTAGCAAATAACGCCAATTACACTTTAGGAACAGCGAAAACTGCTACTGTTAGCCTAGTAGATAATGATAAACCGACAATAACCATTAAAGCCAGTGATGCAAATGCAGCAGAAACGGCAGCTGGACAAACTGCAAATCCTGGTAAATTTACTCTTACACGCACAGGGAATAAAACTGCTGCTTTAACTGTCAATTATACAGTAGCGGGTACAGCAACTAATGGTACAGATTACAACACATTAACTAAAAGTGTGACTTTTGAAGCTGGTTCAGCTACAGCAATAATTGATGTCACTCCCATTGATGATTTTGTTTATGAGGGTAATGAGACAGTTATCCTTACTTTGGCAAATAAGGCTAGTTACATTGTAGGAACTGCGAACACTGCTACTGTTAATCTTGCTGATAACGATTCTGCAACTACTGTTAAACCGACTGTCACTATTAGTGCTAATGATGCAACTGCGACGGAAACTGTAACTGGACAAACTGCAAATCTTGGTCAATTTAAACTTACAAGAACTGGAGATTTAAGTTCTTCTCTGACGGTTAATTACTCTGTGGCAGGTACTGCAAGTAATAGTGCAGATTACAATAATTTGAGTGGAACGGTTACATTTGCGGCTGGTTCTTCTACTGCCATAATTAATGTTGCTCCGATTGATGATACTGCGGTTGAAGGTGATGAAACAGTTATAGTTAATCTCAGCAGTAGTACAAATTATAATCTGGGAACGGCGAAAGCTGCTACTGTTAATATTTTTGATAACGATTATACCAATGATAGCCTGAACAATGCCCAAAGTATTGTTGCAGATTATAGTCAGATCAATAACTTCGTAAGTAACCTTAATCTCAATGATTTCTACCGTTTTACAGTTAGTCAATCTGGTATTTTCACCGCTAACCTAACTGGATTAACTGGAGATGCAGATGTCCGTTTAATTCAAGATAAAAATAATAATGGACTCATAGACACTGCTCAGTTATACAATCCTACTACTAGTATATTAGACCCTGGTGAAATATTGGCTTGGCAATGGGAACGTGGTACAGCTAGTGAGTCTATTCGTCGTTTCCTAAATGCGGGAACTTATTACTTACAAGTAATGAGTTATAACAATCAGACAGCTAACTACAATCTGGCAACTAATTTTACACCTGCGGCTAGTGATGATCGCAAGTTTTCTATTCAACTCAACTTTGGTAGCAGTATTAATTCAACTGCTCAAGCTACAATTCGCAAAGCAGCAGACTTTTGGGAAAATACCATTTCCCATAGCAGTTTTACTGGTTCCCAGACTTTAACGATTAATTTATCCCTGGATTCTTCACTCTCAGGATACAGTGGTACAGGCGAAATAACCAATACGGGATTGGATGCGAATGGTCGATATATGCCTATCTCAGGAGCCGTTAAATTAAGTGCTGACGTTGTGAATAAGTTAAATAGTAATTCTGGGGATAATACGGGAATATTAATCCATGAAATGGGTCATGTCTTGGGACTGATAAGTGGATCTGCTGTAAATACATCCAATGGGACTTATAACGCCAATACATACGCTGGTTGGGCATATGGAGAGCTAAAAGGTACATTCACTCAAACTTCTGTACCAATGACCACAGGAGTGGGTAGCGGCTCTGATTACACACATTGGAAAGAAACAGTGTTTGGGAATGAGATAATGACTCACATTCTCATGGGTGCTACTGAGTCTCTCAGCCAACTTTCTTTAGCAGTTCTCAGAGATATTGGTTGGAATGTGAACTATGGTGCAGCTCAACCATATACTTTGCCATCACTAGGCGGCACTGGAAATACTTTAAATTCTGTAAGTGCTAACACTGTAAATGTTGCCGTGGGAAGTACTTATTCTTACTACTTTAATAACTCTGTTAACAGTGAATTTCCTGTCCAAATGTATCGTGTCAACTTTGCTGGCACTGGTGCTATCAAAGTAACCCTTAATGGTTTAACGGCTGATGCGAATATGCGGTTGATTTATGATGCCAACAACAATGGCTTAATTGATACAGGTGAAGTAATTGCCACTGCCATCAATACGGGTACAACATCGGAATCTTTTAATTTCCATAACTTGGCAGCAGGTAATTATTATGTTGATGTTTATGCAACTAACTATATTGATTCTGATGGCAACAGGATTAATATTAGTACTGGCTACGCATTGAATTTCACATCTTTGGCTGCCTCAGAACCAGAGATAGTGAATAACTTAAATCCTGTCACCTATAGCTATAATTTGGGTAAAGGTAATTATATTACACCTTGGAATGCATATAGTTACTCACTAAGTGATAGCAATATAGACGAGCTTTTTAAATTCAATTTAGGGGGAACTACTGCTGCATCCTTTAATCTCGTTGGTTTAACTGATAATGCCGATATGAGACTGATTTATGATAGCAACAATAATGGTGTGATTGACACTGGTGAAGTGATTGCCACTTCAACGAATCTAGGATCTGCATCAGAAAAAATTAATCTTTCTGGGTTACTGCCTGGGACTTATTACCTCCACGTTTATCGAGTCGCTAATACTAATACTGGATACATATTGAGGTTAGATAATTTGGTTATTACCTAA